A single region of the candidate division KSB1 bacterium genome encodes:
- a CDS encoding sodium-translocating pyrophosphatase: protein MGLDNFAPYVGGLGLVFAFIIYFQVKRYPSGNDIMKEIAAEIHKGAMTFLNREYRTLAIFLAILFVVLWQAIGIYTALAFLTGGIFSMIAGYIGMNAATHANVRTAQAATEGANKALMVAFSGGAVMGMAVASLGLLGLSIYYLIFKDPQIINGFAMGASSIALFARVGGGIFTKSADVGADLVGKVEVGIPEDDPRNPAVIADNVGDNVGDIAGMGADLFESYVGSVVAAIAIAFTFSPEMRFQFMALPIGLIVMGTVSSIIGIFVMRIFQNSDPQAALRNSTYSAMILLIIGAFFFVPALTGSLAPFWAVVSGIVTGALIGLFTEYYTSGKPIKDIAEASKTGVATNIIEGLSVGFKSTGLPMLAICAAIFVAYETNGVYGIAISAVGMLATIGIVMSVDGYGPISDNAGGIAEMAKMGPDIRKITDKLDSIGNTTAAIGKGFAIGSAALTSLALFAAYTATVGLESISLTKAPVVIGLLLGGTLPFIFGAITMQAVGRTAFKMVEEVRRQFREITGLMEGKAKPDTATCVDIATRGALKEMIAPGVLAVVSPIIVGTLLGVEALGGMLAGTTTVGVLLAIMMSNSGGAWDNAKKYIEEGNLGGKGSDNHKASVVGDTVGDPFKDTSGPSMNILIKLISVVSLVFGPVLLKMHEWFIGLF, encoded by the coding sequence ATGGGCTTAGACAATTTTGCCCCATATGTCGGTGGTTTGGGACTGGTGTTTGCATTCATTATATATTTTCAAGTCAAACGCTATCCTTCCGGAAACGACATCATGAAAGAGATTGCTGCAGAGATTCACAAAGGGGCAATGACGTTTTTGAATCGCGAATACCGCACCCTGGCAATTTTTCTTGCCATTCTTTTCGTGGTCTTATGGCAAGCGATAGGTATTTACACCGCCCTGGCATTTTTAACGGGTGGAATTTTTTCCATGATTGCCGGTTATATCGGCATGAATGCCGCAACCCATGCGAATGTGCGAACCGCCCAAGCTGCGACAGAAGGGGCTAACAAAGCACTAATGGTCGCCTTTAGCGGCGGCGCCGTGATGGGCATGGCCGTAGCAAGTTTAGGATTACTGGGACTGTCAATTTATTATTTAATCTTCAAGGATCCGCAAATCATAAATGGCTTTGCTATGGGAGCCAGCTCAATCGCCCTGTTTGCCAGGGTCGGCGGTGGAATTTTCACTAAATCAGCAGACGTCGGCGCAGACCTGGTGGGTAAGGTCGAAGTCGGTATCCCTGAAGATGATCCAAGAAATCCAGCCGTTATTGCCGACAATGTTGGTGATAATGTCGGCGACATAGCCGGTATGGGCGCTGACCTTTTCGAATCTTACGTAGGTTCAGTGGTGGCGGCAATCGCCATCGCTTTCACATTTTCCCCGGAAATGAGATTCCAATTTATGGCATTGCCAATCGGTCTTATCGTTATGGGAACGGTCTCATCCATCATTGGCATATTTGTCATGCGAATATTCCAAAACTCGGACCCGCAAGCCGCTCTGCGAAACTCTACTTATTCAGCAATGATCCTCTTGATCATAGGCGCTTTTTTCTTTGTACCAGCTTTGACTGGTTCTTTGGCCCCATTTTGGGCAGTCGTTTCAGGAATCGTAACAGGCGCTTTGATTGGACTTTTCACAGAATACTACACCTCCGGAAAACCCATCAAGGATATAGCCGAAGCCAGCAAGACCGGCGTGGCTACCAACATTATCGAAGGGTTGTCTGTAGGTTTTAAAAGCACGGGATTACCGATGCTCGCAATTTGTGCGGCAATCTTTGTCGCGTACGAAACCAATGGTGTTTACGGTATTGCAATTTCGGCTGTTGGTATGTTGGCAACTATTGGTATCGTCATGTCAGTTGACGGCTATGGTCCTATTTCTGACAATGCCGGTGGAATTGCAGAAATGGCGAAAATGGGTCCGGATATTCGAAAGATTACCGACAAATTAGATTCAATTGGAAATACAACTGCAGCTATAGGCAAAGGCTTTGCGATAGGCTCAGCCGCTCTAACTTCCCTGGCATTATTTGCAGCTTACACTGCAACGGTTGGTCTTGAGTCCATTAGCTTAACCAAAGCCCCGGTTGTTATTGGTCTGCTGTTGGGAGGCACCCTGCCATTTATTTTTGGCGCAATTACAATGCAGGCTGTTGGTAGAACGGCTTTCAAAATGGTTGAGGAAGTTCGACGACAGTTTCGTGAGATTACCGGTTTAATGGAAGGAAAAGCAAAGCCGGACACAGCAACTTGCGTCGATATTGCGACTCGGGGCGCTTTGAAAGAAATGATCGCACCTGGTGTTTTGGCGGTGGTTTCGCCCATCATAGTCGGTACTCTGCTAGGTGTGGAAGCGCTTGGCGGGATGCTTGCCGGGACAACCACAGTTGGCGTTTTGTTGGCTATTATGATGAGTAATAGCGGCGGCGCCTGGGATAATGCCAAAAAATATATCGAAGAAGGGAACCTGGGCGGTAAAGGTTCCGACAACCATAAGGCATCCGTTGTGGGAGATACGGTTGGTGATCCTTTTAAGGATACCTCAGGCCCATCAATGAACATTCTAATAAAACTGATTTCGGTTGTTTCACTGGTTTTTGGCCCTGTTCTGCTAAAAATGCATGAATGGTTTATTGGATTGTTTTAA
- a CDS encoding N-acetylmuramoyl-L-alanine amidase: protein MKPNKLDIAIHSRDDWKSLPIDSGYTSHKIKFITLHHSGVVFEGDTPIPEYMRNIQKWSRSERNWPDIPYHFLIDLKGKTWEGRPLQYKGDTNTEYDPTGHVLISVIGNYEEQEISSEQLDAVVKLMAALCKSFGLNTDKIKSHKDFVPSTLCPGKNLYSYMKDGSLIEKVNTLLN, encoded by the coding sequence TTGAAACCAAATAAATTAGATATCGCAATCCATTCCAGAGATGATTGGAAATCCCTCCCAATTGATTCCGGATACACCTCTCATAAAATTAAATTCATCACCCTTCATCATAGTGGTGTGGTTTTTGAAGGTGATACACCGATTCCTGAATATATGCGAAACATTCAAAAATGGAGCCGCAGTGAGAGGAATTGGCCGGATATCCCATACCATTTCCTAATCGACTTAAAAGGAAAAACCTGGGAAGGAAGACCTCTTCAATATAAGGGAGATACAAATACAGAATATGATCCTACCGGGCATGTCTTAATTTCAGTGATCGGAAACTATGAAGAGCAAGAGATTTCTTCCGAGCAACTTGATGCCGTTGTAAAATTGATGGCTGCACTTTGCAAATCCTTTGGCTTGAATACAGATAAAATAAAATCCCATAAAGATTTCGTCCCCTCGACACTTTGTCCCGGCAAAAATTTGTATTCCTATATGAAAGATGGAAGTCTAATCGAAAAAGTGAACACACTTCTAAACTGA
- a CDS encoding glycosyltransferase family 2 protein — protein sequence MMTPILSIIIVTYNHSNEIIECLEAIDKNYSVHPLEIFVVDNSSKDSTISVIEHFIQSKQNQNRTINLIQNVVNVGFTQAVNQGLNQATGKFLLLLNPDTKVEEKAVDSMMQFLSNHPGVGAVAPQLLFSDGSIQPSCRRFPRYRFVAYELLGLSYFFPNNKIFNGWKMGDFDHNAIRVVQQPQGSCLMIPGEVIREVGELDERFFLFFSDVDLCKRIWRNDHKIYFYPHAKVTHQKGSSIYRARAKLTWQSHLDFIRYFLKWYRLPWLWILNIFGVPFLLVLGGLRWMFYRLND from the coding sequence ATGATGACCCCAATTCTCTCCATAATCATTGTAACTTATAATCATTCCAATGAAATAATTGAATGTCTTGAAGCCATTGATAAAAATTATTCTGTGCATCCGTTGGAAATTTTCGTTGTTGATAATTCTTCAAAAGACAGTACGATTTCAGTAATAGAACATTTCATACAATCAAAACAGAATCAAAATAGAACAATAAATCTAATTCAAAATGTGGTTAATGTAGGATTTACACAAGCTGTTAATCAAGGGTTGAACCAGGCTACCGGCAAATTCCTTTTGTTGTTGAATCCGGACACTAAAGTCGAGGAAAAGGCTGTGGATTCCATGATGCAATTTTTAAGTAATCATCCTGGTGTAGGTGCAGTAGCGCCGCAATTACTTTTCTCGGATGGATCAATTCAGCCCTCATGTCGCAGGTTCCCTCGTTATCGGTTTGTCGCTTATGAATTGCTGGGCTTGTCTTATTTTTTCCCAAACAATAAAATATTTAACGGTTGGAAGATGGGAGATTTTGATCACAACGCGATCAGAGTAGTGCAACAACCCCAGGGTTCTTGTTTGATGATCCCAGGTGAGGTAATCCGCGAAGTAGGAGAGTTGGATGAGAGATTCTTTTTATTTTTCAGTGATGTCGATCTCTGCAAAAGAATTTGGAGAAATGATCATAAAATTTATTTTTATCCACATGCAAAAGTTACGCATCAAAAGGGTAGTTCAATTTACAGGGCAAGGGCAAAATTGACCTGGCAATCCCATTTGGATTTTATTCGATATTTTCTGAAATGGTACCGGTTGCCCTGGCTTTGGATCTTGAATATTTTTGGCGTTCCTTTTTTACTAGTCCTGGGTGGTTTGAGGTGGATGTTTTATCGACTGAATGATTAA
- a CDS encoding aminopeptidase P family protein, with protein MSHSNRIKTLREILIEQKLDGFLVTRLINVRYLTGFSGSNGICLITNSDAFFMSDNRYEQQAKDEVKEFSIHIGRGSLFDLIQELNINVSSQFGFESDTLTYNQFEKISKLYPNIKWRPYERVIENLSIVKSQEEIGYIRKAAEMADRIFSDLVGLIHAGMRENEVAGEIIGRIKRMGGDRSAFEPIVASGLRSVLPHGIASEKLIEQGDLVVLDFGCVVNGYASDITRTIVIGNPSQEQVKIYNIVREAQAQALRSIKAGVKCNELDAAARELIKNAGYGEYFGHALGHGLGLDVHSEPRIATEIDHAIPEYAVITIEPGIYVPELGGVRIEDDVLVRKNHGELLTHATRDFIEIS; from the coding sequence ATGAGCCATTCCAACAGAATTAAAACACTACGGGAAATCCTTATTGAACAGAAGTTGGATGGCTTCCTGGTTACCCGGCTTATCAATGTCCGATATTTAACCGGCTTTTCCGGATCTAATGGCATCTGTTTGATTACAAATTCAGATGCTTTTTTTATGTCTGATAATCGATATGAACAACAGGCTAAAGATGAAGTTAAAGAATTTTCCATTCATATTGGTAGAGGTTCACTCTTTGATTTGATCCAGGAACTAAATATTAACGTTAGTTCACAATTTGGGTTTGAATCAGATACTCTCACTTATAATCAATTCGAAAAAATATCAAAATTGTATCCAAATATAAAATGGCGGCCATATGAAAGAGTAATTGAAAATTTATCCATCGTGAAATCACAAGAAGAAATCGGTTATATTCGAAAAGCAGCAGAAATGGCTGATAGGATTTTTTCCGATCTTGTTGGCCTTATTCATGCCGGAATGCGAGAAAATGAGGTTGCCGGTGAAATAATTGGGCGAATAAAAAGAATGGGAGGAGACCGCTCAGCTTTCGAACCAATTGTTGCAAGTGGTTTGAGGTCTGTCTTACCGCATGGGATTGCATCAGAAAAATTGATTGAACAGGGTGATTTGGTGGTGCTCGATTTTGGTTGTGTTGTAAACGGCTATGCAAGCGATATCACTCGAACGATTGTGATTGGCAACCCGAGCCAAGAGCAAGTAAAAATTTATAATATCGTCCGGGAAGCGCAGGCTCAGGCGCTTCGATCAATAAAAGCGGGCGTAAAATGTAATGAGCTTGATGCAGCAGCCAGGGAGCTAATTAAAAACGCCGGCTATGGCGAATATTTTGGGCATGCATTGGGTCATGGGTTGGGGTTAGATGTTCACAGTGAGCCGAGAATCGCAACAGAGATTGATCATGCCATTCCGGAATATGCTGTCATTACAATCGAACCTGGAATTTATGTGCCGGAACTTGGTGGGGTGCGAATAGAAGATGATGTATTGGTTCGGAAAAACCATGGAGAATTACTGACACACGCTACCAGAGATTTCATAGAAATATCTTAA
- a CDS encoding tetratricopeptide repeat protein: protein MKNLADEVDRLQKLLAQDSRSIEFARLADYLLEMKKTDEAIEVCQKGLDQHPQYANAHFILGRCYFEIGDLDVAESEFNKTLLYDAEHINAHHYQANIMKKREWQNAHVLWVKRALAIDPMDSTALLMLDNFEVSKESEPELASETPTDTLVEEPSEASPEDQFTEIEKTFSESEEQPETELEQPESEFIVEEETIEMDEDFSDKDSETIEEISDEVETVSDEITEVKEIEEEEEKEEEKEEEKEEEKEEERSEDQDEKKYEFILDDIFKPERGEESTAVEEDISEIEEPAEKTVMQESQGTEETEGVTEMEGSQESEETVASLDEADATPEDINLEQESETQKNEPEMSTEEKEKIASKIFGDDDLVVEEYIDNDEDEEDDYFKDLVDDKEDTSPEPESEESLEESKETTSVEEFTSEEKIEGPHQEPSPESQPEPETTPKKDPIVTATLGEIYAAQGHFSKAIGVYEILLRKDPANEHYKTKVEDLKKRMEEEES, encoded by the coding sequence ATGAAAAATTTAGCAGATGAAGTTGATCGATTACAAAAATTATTAGCGCAAGATTCTCGTTCAATAGAATTTGCAAGATTGGCGGACTACCTCCTTGAGATGAAAAAAACCGATGAAGCCATTGAAGTGTGCCAAAAGGGATTAGACCAGCATCCACAATATGCGAATGCTCATTTCATCCTTGGACGTTGTTATTTTGAAATTGGGGATCTCGATGTCGCTGAAAGCGAGTTCAACAAAACCCTGCTTTACGATGCTGAGCACATTAATGCCCACCACTATCAAGCCAATATTATGAAAAAGAGAGAGTGGCAAAACGCGCACGTACTTTGGGTTAAGCGGGCTTTGGCAATAGATCCTATGGATAGCACAGCTCTGTTAATGCTGGATAATTTTGAAGTATCCAAAGAGTCTGAACCTGAATTAGCAAGTGAAACTCCGACAGACACCCTGGTAGAAGAACCTTCGGAAGCTTCACCTGAAGACCAATTTACAGAAATTGAAAAAACATTTTCCGAATCTGAAGAACAGCCTGAAACTGAATTGGAACAGCCGGAATCCGAATTTATAGTGGAAGAAGAAACCATCGAGATGGATGAAGATTTCAGTGATAAGGATTCGGAAACAATTGAGGAAATTTCTGATGAGGTTGAAACGGTTTCCGATGAGATAACCGAAGTAAAGGAGATAGAAGAAGAGGAAGAGAAAGAGGAAGAGAAAGAGGAAGAGAAAGAGGAAGAGAAAGAGGAAGAGAGATCCGAAGATCAAGATGAAAAGAAATATGAATTCATTTTAGATGATATCTTTAAACCGGAAAGAGGAGAAGAAAGTACGGCTGTTGAAGAAGACATTTCGGAAATTGAAGAACCGGCAGAAAAAACAGTGATGCAAGAAAGCCAGGGTACCGAAGAAACAGAAGGTGTAACCGAAATGGAAGGAAGTCAAGAGAGTGAGGAAACAGTTGCATCTCTAGATGAGGCCGATGCTACTCCTGAAGATATCAACTTAGAGCAAGAATCTGAGACTCAAAAAAATGAACCTGAAATGTCCACTGAGGAAAAAGAGAAAATTGCTAGTAAGATTTTCGGAGACGACGATTTAGTGGTTGAAGAATATATTGATAATGATGAAGACGAAGAGGACGATTACTTTAAAGATCTAGTAGATGATAAGGAAGACACTTCTCCGGAACCTGAATCTGAAGAAAGTTTAGAAGAATCTAAAGAAACAACCTCTGTTGAAGAGTTTACCAGTGAAGAAAAAATAGAAGGTCCCCATCAAGAACCATCTCCAGAGTCCCAACCTGAACCGGAGACGACACCTAAAAAAGATCCAATTGTTACGGCAACCCTCGGAGAGATTTATGCCGCCCAGGGACATTTTAGCAAAGCCATTGGTGTCTATGAAATTCTCTTAAGAAAAGATCCTGCCAATGAACATTATAAAACAAAGGTAGAAGACCTAAAAAAAAGAATGGAGGAAGAAGAGAGCTAA